The DNA region TCGAGCAACAGCGAGACCAGACCTGCCTCTTTGTGAGCGATGGTGGGATGCGCTTTGTGGCTCTTTCCGGCAAGGACAAACCCCCCGGCAAGGAGGCACACCTGGTTGTGAGGCCTGAAAAAATCTCCTTTGCCGTGGAAGGACATTCCTTTCCAAACCTGGTAGAGGTTGTGATCGAAGAGACAGCGTATCTCGGGGACATCACGATGTTCAGAGCCAGGATCGTGCGGGAGGGAACCGTTCTGACCATAAGGCAGCAAAACAAGTCCCTCAACCGCCTTATTAAGAAAGGCGAGAAGGTCATGATCGGGTGGAACGAAAGAGACAACTCCGTTGTGTAGAGAACAGGCAGCCATGAACCCACGCAAACAAGCTTCCCACTCATATGTCGTTTCGAAGACCGCCCGGATCCTTGGCCGAAGAGCTCAGGTGCGATGGTTGCTCCTTCTCTTGGGACCGGTCCTTCTCTTGCTTACGTTTTACGCATATCCCATTGCGCGGATGTTGACCATAAGCTTCTTCGATCCTGATTTCACTTTGAAACACTACATGCATTTCTTCAAGATTCCTGCATACTCCCGTGTACTGGTTGAAACTTTCAAGATGGCAGCCAGCGTGACCGTGTTCTGTCTTGTCTTGGGGTACCCCGTGGCCTATCTCCTTGCCAATATTCCGCCGAGGGTGAGAAATCTCCTGATGATCTTGGTGATCCTGCCTTTCATGACAGCAATACTGGTCCGCACTTATGCCTGGATGGTGATTCTGGGCAGGAACGGGCTGGTCAACCAGTTCTTGATCAAATCAGGGATTACATCTTCACCCCTAAAGTTGATGCACAACCTTTTCGGCGTCTATGTGGGGATGGTCCAGATTCTTCTGCCCTTCATGATCTTTCCTCTTTACAGCGTAATGGTGGGAATTGACAAGGGGCTGATGAAGGCGGCGGAGAACCTGGGGGCGAATCCAGTCCAGGTTTTTCTCCGCATTTTTCTACCTCTGAGTCTTCCAGGGGTCGGCGGGGGAGGCCTTCTGGTCTTTATTATAGCCCTGGGGTTTTTCATCACTCCCGCTCTGTTGGGAGGCGTTTCAGACGTGATGATATCCATGTTTATCGAAACCCAGGTAAACACCCTGCTCAATTGGGGATTCGCTTCTGCGATGTCAGTGATCCTATTGATCATTACACTCGTACTTTTTTCCGTTTACACCAGATACTTCGGTGTGGACAGAACCTTTGGTGGATAGGTGGGATGAGATCGAGCCGAA from Deltaproteobacteria bacterium includes:
- a CDS encoding ABC transporter permease, whose product is MNPRKQASHSYVVSKTARILGRRAQVRWLLLLLGPVLLLLTFYAYPIARMLTISFFDPDFTLKHYMHFFKIPAYSRVLVETFKMAASVTVFCLVLGYPVAYLLANIPPRVRNLLMILVILPFMTAILVRTYAWMVILGRNGLVNQFLIKSGITSSPLKLMHNLFGVYVGMVQILLPFMIFPLYSVMVGIDKGLMKAAENLGANPVQVFLRIFLPLSLPGVGGGGLLVFIIALGFFITPALLGGVSDVMISMFIETQVNTLLNWGFASAMSVILLIITLVLFSVYTRYFGVDRTFGG